From the genome of Pantoea alfalfae, one region includes:
- a CDS encoding EamA family transporter, whose translation MAHRFYITVFITMSYSMDSFGYSAIGETLSPGIVILAICGVVIPLWCLQYGIKSLPPARVMVFISVNPIFTFIFQLFDPRLSPSLSSLVAILLIFFFSLASEIWGVKPKGKVESDGYHDISEDRRN comes from the coding sequence ATGGCACATCGCTTTTACATTACAGTATTTATAACAATGAGTTATAGCATGGATTCATTTGGTTATAGTGCGATAGGTGAAACCCTGTCACCGGGTATCGTCATCCTTGCTATATGTGGCGTGGTTATACCACTTTGGTGTCTGCAGTACGGCATAAAATCTTTACCACCTGCCAGAGTTATGGTTTTTATTTCTGTAAATCCGATTTTTACTTTCATTTTTCAGTTATTTGACCCGAGATTATCGCCATCACTTTCCTCACTTGTTGCAATTCTGTTAATATTTTTCTTCTCTCTTGCATCAGAGATATGGGGCGTAAAGCCGAAAGGAAAGGTTGAATCAGATGGGTATCACGATATATCGGAAGATCGCCGGAATTGA
- a CDS encoding helix-turn-helix transcriptional regulator, which produces MMEFTGLHCDDHFKKNIIAAPDVAAEIRQVAAFALDRHTSDCEINERVASVLQSVLSRSGAHPHIAIKTTDKTVVDYVVTRLMDDFHFPPTLQMLANETGVSPVKLVRMFTNVKGLPPFAWIKGARLRQGKNMIIQGKAISDISAQLGFTDQAHFTRNFKSMFGVTPGQLYKLAQ; this is translated from the coding sequence ATGATGGAATTTACCGGTCTCCATTGTGATGATCATTTCAAAAAAAACATTATCGCAGCGCCTGATGTGGCAGCGGAAATACGTCAGGTCGCTGCATTTGCACTCGATCGCCACACGTCAGATTGCGAGATTAACGAACGCGTGGCGAGTGTTCTGCAATCAGTGCTTTCTCGGTCAGGCGCACATCCGCATATCGCGATAAAAACAACAGATAAAACTGTCGTTGATTATGTGGTAACGAGACTAATGGATGATTTTCATTTTCCTCCTACGCTTCAAATGTTGGCAAATGAAACAGGCGTCTCACCCGTCAAACTGGTCAGAATGTTTACTAACGTTAAGGGACTTCCGCCTTTTGCATGGATTAAAGGAGCACGATTGCGTCAAGGTAAGAATATGATTATTCAGGGGAAAGCTATATCTGACATTTCAGCTCAATTAGGTTTCACCGACCAGGCACATTTCACGCGAAATTTTAAAAGCATGTTCGGGGTTACGCCTGGTCAACTTTATAAGCTCGCACAATAA
- a CDS encoding sensor domain-containing diguanylate cyclase encodes MSEEALRLQIQNLKKHNARLKRIAHDARTKLNAALDGTGLFLWQLDIPSGKLVIFNRRWGAMLGFQPKETDANFESWKESLHPDDAAEVLRAFNDHIAGRAPYYEALHRMIAKNGSITWVLDRGRVSEWNAHGEPVKVIGTHIDMTKEKQYEEQLALLALHDPLTLLNNRHALQNDFCEMKAQGPLCVVFIDLDNFKNVNDTLGHRSGDEVLIQLSQRLTDLSPAEVIIGRLGGDEFVLLMPFALSEPQVRQLAHACLDAVLTPFDLANGQAHIGASVGVSQVRVKDDFDTALARADEAMYRIKKNGKRGVAFAPAFPDPF; translated from the coding sequence ATGTCAGAAGAAGCGCTGCGTCTGCAAATACAGAACCTGAAAAAGCACAATGCGCGTCTGAAGCGTATAGCGCATGATGCCCGCACCAAACTCAATGCGGCGCTGGATGGCACCGGACTGTTTCTGTGGCAGCTCGATATTCCCAGCGGCAAGCTGGTGATCTTTAACCGGCGCTGGGGCGCGATGCTCGGCTTCCAGCCAAAAGAGACCGACGCCAACTTCGAATCGTGGAAAGAGAGCCTGCATCCCGATGACGCCGCCGAGGTTTTGCGAGCGTTTAACGATCACATTGCCGGAAGAGCGCCTTATTACGAAGCGCTGCATCGCATGATCGCCAAAAATGGCAGTATCACGTGGGTGCTGGATCGCGGTCGGGTCAGTGAGTGGAACGCGCACGGCGAGCCGGTTAAAGTCATTGGCACTCACATCGACATGACCAAAGAGAAGCAATATGAAGAGCAGCTCGCCCTGCTGGCGCTGCACGATCCTCTTACGCTGCTCAACAATCGCCATGCTCTGCAAAATGATTTCTGTGAAATGAAAGCGCAGGGGCCGCTCTGCGTTGTTTTTATTGATCTGGATAATTTCAAAAACGTCAACGACACCCTGGGGCATCGCAGCGGTGATGAAGTGTTAATTCAGTTAAGTCAGCGATTGACTGATCTTTCCCCGGCAGAGGTGATCATCGGCCGGCTTGGCGGCGATGAATTCGTCCTGCTAATGCCGTTTGCACTAAGCGAGCCGCAGGTCAGACAGCTGGCGCATGCCTGCCTTGACGCGGTACTTACCCCTTTTGATTTGGCTAACGGGCAAGCGCACATAGGCGCGTCAGTAGGCGTGTCACAGGTTCGGGTAAAAGATGACTTTGATACCGCCCTGGCACGGGCTGATGAAGCCATGTACCGCATTAAGAAAAATGGCAAACGCGGTGTGGCCTTTGCGCCCGCTTTCCCGGATCCCTTCTGA